In the Schistocerca gregaria isolate iqSchGreg1 chromosome 6, iqSchGreg1.2, whole genome shotgun sequence genome, one interval contains:
- the LOC126278399 gene encoding uncharacterized protein LOC126278399 yields MTAEDTTDLPAWLDKKFAETSLKESDASRDLKVASVAVQRAVATGDNYLSDVYRMTVELEHDASPHGSSRSLIIKCLPAGEVMRKLVQEIQAFEHETRMFCETIPAMSHILEKAAPGKYTQLSAKCFASGKQPVSYLVLEDLKDRGFSLAKRCSGLDLAHSKLVVRKLAEFHAASVKLFDQDPSALDNYLVFKLLHKSTAQHLENFLKQGCRLLADQLDTLDGSYSKYAPRIRTLAESIFPRLADLTERKGKFRVLTHADTWVNNIMFKYAAGVVQDVVLLDFQLSSYGSPSIDLQYFTHTSLTEEVYANHLTDLLKEYHSHLIEVMNDIGISTDKQISFEELLADFEAQALYAVYSAIAVLPIVRTQEETRFDVEASLNESDSAANRNTFASAQYMQAIKQMLPEFEKRCLL; encoded by the coding sequence ATGACCGCGGAAGACACCACCGATCTGCCTGCCTGGCTGGACAAGAAGTTCGCGGAGACCTCGCTCAAGGAGAGCGACGCGTCCAGAGACTTGAAGGTCGCCTCGGTGGCTGTGCAGAGGGCGGTGGCTACGGGCGACAACTACCTCAGCGACGTCTACCGCATGACCGTCGAGTTGGAGCACGACGCCAGTCCCCATGGCAGCTCCCGGTCGCTGATCATCAAGTGCCTCCCAGCGGGAGAGGTGATGCGGAAGTTGGTGCAGGAGATACAAGCCTTCGAGCACGAGACTCGCATGTTCTGCGAGACCATTCCCGCGATGTCGCATATCCTGGAGAAGGCGGCACCCGGTAAATACACGCAGCTGTCTGCCAAGTGTTTCGCCTCTGGGAAGCAGCCGGTCAGCTACCTGGTTCTCGAGGACTTGAAGGACAGAGGGTTCTCGCTGGCGAAGAGGTGCAGCGGACTCGATTTGGCGCACTCCAAACTCGTGGTCAGGAAACTGGCAGAGTTCCACGCGGCCTCCGTCAAGCTGTTCGATCAGGACCCATCGGCTCTGGACAACTACCTGGTCTTCAAGTTGTTGCACAAATCTACGGCGCAGCATCTGGAGAACTTCTTGAAACAGGGTTGCAGGTTACTCGCGGATCAGTTGGACACGTTAGACGGATCGTACTCAAAGTATGCGCCGAGGATACGAACTCTCGCTGAAAGCATATTTCCACGGCTAGCTGACTTGACGGAACGGAAGGGAAAGTTTCGTGTGCTAACTCACGCAGATACGTGGGTCAACAACATCATGTTCAAATACGCTGCAGGAGTCGTCCAAGACGTGGTCCTTCTCGATTTCCAGTTGTCCTCGTACGGTTCACCTTCGATTGACTTGCAATATTTTACTCACACAAGCCTTACGGAAGAAGTGTACGCCAATCATTTAACAGACCTTCTGAAGGAGTACCACAGCCATTTAATCGAGGTGATGAACGATATTGGTATCAGTACGgacaaacagatatcctttgaggagCTACTGGCAGACTTCGAAGCGCAAGCACTGTACGCCGTTTACTCGGCGATAGCAGTGCTGCCAATCGTGCGCACTCAAGAGGAAACTAGATTCGATGTGGAAGCGTCTCTGAACGAAAGTGACAGTGCTGCCAACAGAAACACCTTCGCGAGCGCTCAGTACATGCAGGCTATAAAACAAATGCTGCCAGAATTTGAAAAGAGATGCCTGCTGTAG